CCTGGCCCTCATGTGCCTGTTCGGCCAGCTGATAAGCGCGCGTGATCAGATCAAGGTCCGCTTTGGACAAGTAACTGCCTGCTTTTGTGAGAACTTCATTAATGCCGGTGCTCATAGTTCCTTCCCTTATCCTCTCATAAAAAAGCTTCCTTGGAAGCTTTCTCGGAGTTACTAATGCATTCATCCAAAAGCCGATTCTTCTTCCCTCTCGCACTCGCAAGGGAGGATATGACGAATGACGACTATTTATCCTATTATCTTGTAAGTCCCCTGTATTGTAAAGGTGAATCTCAAGGGAAACGCGGCTGGGTGCGTGAATGCAAAAAAACGGGCTGTGCGCCCGTTTTTCTCTGTTTAGTATACGACGAGGGACTTGACCGGTATGTCCCCCAGCTTTTGCCGTCCTTCCAGGTAAGAGAGCTCGATCAGGAAAGCCGCTCCGACGACGACACCGCCCAGTTGCTCGATCAGTTTGATCGTCGAGGTGATCGTGCCTCCTGTCGCGAGCAAATCGTCGGCGATCAGCACGCGCTGCCCCGGCTGGATGGCATCCACGTGAATCGCCAACGCATCTTTGCCGTACTCCAGATTGTATTCGGCCTTAATCGATTCATAAGGCAGTTTGCCCGATTTGCGCACCGGAATGAAGCCGATGCCCATCGCAAAAGAGAGCGGCGCGCCCACGACAAATCCTCGCGCTTCCGGTCCCGCGACGACATCAGCCTGCACTTCGCGGGCAAAAGTGGTCAGCTCCTCGATCGCCGCCTTGTAGGCCGGACCATCCTTCAACAGGGTGGTGATGTCTTTGAAGCGAATGCCTGGCTGCGGAAAATCGGGAACCACGCGAATGTACGATTTAAAATCCATGAAATAATTCCTCCTACGAGGTGGTCGCTGCCACCTGCTGCTGAAAATGGGTAACCAATGAATCATAGGAAGAAAGCAAAAGCTCTGTCGCAAGTTCGCTCTCTTCCCTCCATTCTATATACAAGCGGGAGCTTTCCAGCGGCCGTTTTGCCGCTTCCGGATGCAGCCGGAAGGCATCGGGCTCCTGTTTGATGAACTCGAGTTCCACCAGCACAGCCAGCATTCCTTCCAACACATCCCGCTTCAGCTTCAATCTGCGTGCCATCGCATCCAGGTGAACGCGCTGGACCCGTTGCACTTGCATGAAAAATTGATACACCAGCTTAAACTCTTCTCGTCCCGGGCAGGACAGCCGCTCCAGCCCCAGATCGGGATCGCCAAACAGGCAGTAGATCCTCTCCGCTCTCTCCAGATGTGGCGCTACCCTCATCAGGTCGCTGCGCGTCTTGGGCAGATCGTAGAGGATGACGGTGTCCGCCTCCGCTCCGGCGGCATCTCCCCGTACAGATGCGAGATGGACCAGGGTGTCGGCCCGCCCCGACAACGTGGCGACCGGAAGCAGCTCCTCATAGCTCTCCTGACGGAACAGCAAGGTGCGGGTATTTCCGCTCTCCTGCATCCTTCTCCATCTGTCCTGTTTATCCCGGCAGCCTCGCCAATCGAAGACTTGCCGATGGGGGATGGACAGATCGCGGATCGTCATCTGCGGTTTGCGGTTGCCGTTCCACTCGTTGACCGACAATTCCCCGACGATCCGGTAGCGCGCCTTTGGCGTCACCTGCGGGACGATTTGCGCCCAATTAAAGCCGATGGCGTCGATTTGCTCGCTTCCCTTGACCAGCGAACATTTCAGATGGGTCTGATCCCGGCCGATGGCCCGCATTCCCGCCGCTTCCACGTCCTCGACCAGGACCAGCGGCGTCGGATTGCCCATGCCAAACGGAGCGAGCTGCTCCAGTTGATCGGCCGTCTCCAAATTGATATCTCCTACCTCCAGGGCGACGTCCACGCGTGTCAACGGGATCAGGTCTTCCTCTGTGAGCCATTCGCTGCCCAATTGGTTTAGCTGTTTGCGAAAAGGCTCCAGGTTATCCACAGGAAGCGTCATCCCGGCCGCCATCGTATGTCCGCCGTAATGCGGCAGCCACTCCTTGCAAGCGGTCAAAGCCTCGTACATGTCAAAGCCGGTGATGCTCCGGGCCGAACCTTTGGCGATGCCCTTTTCCGGATCGATCCCGAGCACGATTGTCGGCCGGTAGAATTTTTCTACCAGCCGGGAAGCGACGATGCCCACGACTCCGACATTCCAGCCTTCCTTGGCCAGCACGAGCACCCTATTTTCATCCAGCGGGTACTTTTCCTGCACCATGCGGACCGCTTCCTCAGTGATGCTCTCCACCAGCTCCTGGCGTTCCCGGTTCAGGTCGTCCAGCTGCTTGGCTGCTTCCTCCGCTTCCTGCACGTCTTCGGTCGTCAAGAGCTTCACCGCCGCGGCCGCTGTCTCCAGGCGGCCCCCCGCATTTAACCGCGGACCGAGGGCAAACCCGACATGTCCGGCGGTCAGCATCTCCTTGTCAGAAAGTCCGCTCACCTTAATCAAAGCCTGCAGCCCGACATTGCGCGTCTGGTTCAGCCGCTTCAGTCCGAGTCTGGCCAGGATGCGATTTTCATCGACGAGCGGCACCAAATCAGCGATCGTTCCCAGTGCCGCCAGGTCGGCGAGGTCGAGAGGCGGCTCCTTCAGCAGGGCGTGAGCCAGTTTAAAGGCCACGCCGACGCCTGCCAGCATATCGAAGGGATAGCTGCAGGCCGGCTGTTTGGGATTGATCACAGCAAATGCCTCCGGGATCACCTCCGGAGGTTCGTGGTGGTCTGTGACGATGACGTCCAGCCCCAGTTTTTTTGCATGGTCCACCTGCTCTACCGCGCTGATCCCCGTATCGACCGTGACGATCAGCTTGAAGCCGCGTTCTTTCAATTCTGAAATGGCGTCCCTATGTAAGCCGTATCCTTCTGTAAAACGATTGGGAATATAGGTATCAAAAGAGGCCCCCATCCGTCTCATGAGATGCACCATCAATGAAGTGGAGCTGACACCGTCTGCATCGTAGTCTCCGTAGATACAGATCGGCTCTCCCCGTTCGATGGCCTGACGGATGCGAAAGACACTCTCTTCCATGCCGTACAAGGCAAAGGGATCATGGAAGAGCTCCGGGCCTGCCTCCATAAATTCTCTTGCGCGTTCGGGGGAATCGATCCCGCGAATCACCAGCAGCTTCGCGACGAGCGGAGCCAAGCCGCACTCGCGGGCAATCAAGTCCGCCGTCTCTTGGTCATACGCAGCCAATTGCCAGCGTGTTTTCGCTCTCAGCATAGGCCTTCCTCCAATCCTCATTCATTATAGAGGAAAGAGAGGGAAACTGACAACTGGCGAAAGGGCTTTATTCCCTTGGCCGATTTTCTGCCTCGGCAGGCTTTGGATCGCAGGGATTGACGTGAATGAACACATCTCTGACCTGGGGAAAGCGGTCCAGCACCCAGTGTTTCACCCGTTTGCCGATGCGATGTCCCTCTTCCACCGTGATCTGGGGATCCACGCCGATTTTCACGTCGACGATCTGGTAATGCCCGTGCTCCCGAGCCCGCAGCGAGTCGATCCGCATCACGCCCTCGACGGATGCAATCGCTTGGCGCAATTCGACCGACTGGTCTTCGTGCAGGACGTGATCCAGGGTGTTGTGAATGGATTCCATCAACAGGCCGTACGCCATTTTCAGGACGAGCGCGGAGACGAAAATACCTGCGAGCGGGTCGAGGTAGAGCAGCCAGGGGATGCCGTAACGCCCGCCGAGTATCGCACCGCCAATCCCGATCAGGGCAGCGAAAGAAGAAAAGACGTCAGAGCGATGCTCCCAGGCATTGGCGATCAGGGAGGGGCTGTTCAGCTCTTTGCCCAGCTTGTATTTGTAGCGAAACATCCATTCTTTGATGATCATCGAGCCGACGGCCGCCCAGACCGCGATAAAAGCTGGAGCCGCCAAAGGAGAAAACAGGGATTTTACCGAGGACGAACCGATTTCAAAGCCGACGATCGCGAGTAGAACGGACACGATGATCGCCGCGATGGACTCCGCTTTCCCATGACCGTAGGGATGATCCTCGTCAGGAGGACGCTCCGCCGCTTTCAGTCCAATCAAAACCGCTACCGAGCCGACCACATCGGACGCAGAATGCACAGCATCGGCAACCAGCGCCTGGGATTTGGCCATAAGCCCGATGAACAGCTTGGCAGCCGCCAAGGCAATATTGCCGACGATCCCCACCCACGCTCCAA
This sequence is a window from Brevibacillus composti. Protein-coding genes within it:
- the recJ gene encoding single-stranded-DNA-specific exonuclease RecJ, coding for MLRAKTRWQLAAYDQETADLIARECGLAPLVAKLLVIRGIDSPERAREFMEAGPELFHDPFALYGMEESVFRIRQAIERGEPICIYGDYDADGVSSTSLMVHLMRRMGASFDTYIPNRFTEGYGLHRDAISELKERGFKLIVTVDTGISAVEQVDHAKKLGLDVIVTDHHEPPEVIPEAFAVINPKQPACSYPFDMLAGVGVAFKLAHALLKEPPLDLADLAALGTIADLVPLVDENRILARLGLKRLNQTRNVGLQALIKVSGLSDKEMLTAGHVGFALGPRLNAGGRLETAAAAVKLLTTEDVQEAEEAAKQLDDLNRERQELVESITEEAVRMVQEKYPLDENRVLVLAKEGWNVGVVGIVASRLVEKFYRPTIVLGIDPEKGIAKGSARSITGFDMYEALTACKEWLPHYGGHTMAAGMTLPVDNLEPFRKQLNQLGSEWLTEEDLIPLTRVDVALEVGDINLETADQLEQLAPFGMGNPTPLVLVEDVEAAGMRAIGRDQTHLKCSLVKGSEQIDAIGFNWAQIVPQVTPKARYRIVGELSVNEWNGNRKPQMTIRDLSIPHRQVFDWRGCRDKQDRWRRMQESGNTRTLLFRQESYEELLPVATLSGRADTLVHLASVRGDAAGAEADTVILYDLPKTRSDLMRVAPHLERAERIYCLFGDPDLGLERLSCPGREEFKLVYQFFMQVQRVQRVHLDAMARRLKLKRDVLEGMLAVLVELEFIKQEPDAFRLHPEAAKRPLESSRLYIEWREESELATELLLSSYDSLVTHFQQQVAATTS
- a CDS encoding cation diffusion facilitator family transporter, which codes for MDNRTARAQFGAWVGIVGNIALAAAKLFIGLMAKSQALVADAVHSASDVVGSVAVLIGLKAAERPPDEDHPYGHGKAESIAAIIVSVLLAIVGFEIGSSSVKSLFSPLAAPAFIAVWAAVGSMIIKEWMFRYKYKLGKELNSPSLIANAWEHRSDVFSSFAALIGIGGAILGGRYGIPWLLYLDPLAGIFVSALVLKMAYGLLMESIHNTLDHVLHEDQSVELRQAIASVEGVMRIDSLRAREHGHYQIVDVKIGVDPQITVEEGHRIGKRVKHWVLDRFPQVRDVFIHVNPCDPKPAEAENRPRE
- a CDS encoding adenine phosphoribosyltransferase, which gives rise to MDFKSYIRVVPDFPQPGIRFKDITTLLKDGPAYKAAIEELTTFAREVQADVVAGPEARGFVVGAPLSFAMGIGFIPVRKSGKLPYESIKAEYNLEYGKDALAIHVDAIQPGQRVLIADDLLATGGTITSTIKLIEQLGGVVVGAAFLIELSYLEGRQKLGDIPVKSLVVY